The following DNA comes from Mycobacteriales bacterium.
GCAAGCCCGTCGGGGCGATGTCCTTCCTGGGTACCTTCTCGCCCTACGTGGTCGCACCGATCTCCGCGGTCATCAAGATTGACAAGGACATTCCCCTCGACAAGGCCGCGCTGATCGGATGCGGCGTGCCCACCGGGTGGGGGTCCGCCGTCTACGCGGCAGGAACTCAGGTGGGCGACACGGTCGTGGTCGTCGGCACCGGCGGGGTTGGGATCAACGCGGTGCAGGGCGCCCGGATGGCCGGAGCGGCGAACATCGTCGCGGTGGACCCCGTGGCGTTCAAGCGGGAGAAGGCCGGGCAGCTGGGCGCCACCCACTCCGTCGCGGGCTTCGAGGAGGCGATGGAGCTCGTCCGAGGGTTGACCCTCGGGGTGATGGCCGATCGGGTGATCCTCACCGCCAGCGTCGGCCTGGGCGAGCTGGTCGGCCCGTGCGGGTTCCTGACCCGCAAGGGCGGCACGCTTGTCGTCACCTCGGCAGCGCCCGCCCTGCAGGGCCAGATCGACCTCAACCTGCTCGAGTTCGTGATGTCGGGCAAGCGACTCCAGGGTTCGCTCTACGGCAGCTGCAACGCGCGGGTCGACGTACCGAAGCTGCTCAACCTCTACCGCAGCGGAGAGCTGTTCCTCGA
Coding sequences within:
- a CDS encoding NDMA-dependent alcohol dehydrogenase yields the protein MKTKGALLWEPGTRSGWSVEEIELDPPKADEVLIKLAASGLCHSDAHLDTGDIPLPWAPVLGGHEGSGVIQEIGSQVHGLEVGDHVVTTFLPSCGRCRWCASGMASLCDIGAGVLGGKSPDGTNRIRAKGKPVGAMSFLGTFSPYVVAPISAVIKIDKDIPLDKAALIGCGVPTGWGSAVYAAGTQVGDTVVVVGTGGVGINAVQGARMAGAANIVAVDPVAFKREKAGQLGATHSVAGFEEAMELVRGLTLGVMADRVILTASVGLGELVGPCGFLTRKGGTLVVTSAAPALQGQIDLNLLEFVMSGKRLQGSLYGSCNARVDVPKLLNLYRSGELFLDELVTRTYALEEINQGFTDMDEGRNIRGVIIYN